A region from the Rhodamnia argentea isolate NSW1041297 chromosome 7, ASM2092103v1, whole genome shotgun sequence genome encodes:
- the LOC115734840 gene encoding PRA1 family protein A1-like produces MDWGSVTAEDLMDALREVDWSLPPRPLPEFFSRFTVPRSYAKWSSRLKCNLYYYRTNYFIMIVVILALGFLRRPLAIVAALLTTLSIAFLNDSFAGTFSEKVTRTVRQFSPHLAAKMRPSLTPVIRGRPSAKRAVHICGQPRWVFVLIFSAVSLVLWFVSCGLLTVLWALVIGLSATLLHASFRTPNLKARLNTFREEFRAVWRNYSEL; encoded by the exons ATGGATTGGGGGAGCGTGACAGCGGAGGATCTTATGGACGCCCTTCGCGAGGTGGACTGGTCGTTGCCGCCTCGCCCCTTGCCCGAGTTCTTCTCCAGGTTCACCGTCCCGAGATCTTACGCCAAGTGGAGCAGCCGGCTCAAATGCAACCTCTACTA CTATAGGACAAACTACTTCATCATGATTGTCGTCATTCTTG CACTTGGTTTTCTCAGGAGGCCACTTGCTATTGTTGCGGCTCTTTTGACAACCCTTAGCATTGCATTTCTCAATGACAG TTTTGCTGGCACTTTTAGTGAGAAGGTCACAAGGACTGTTAGGCAGTTTTCTCCACATTTAGCTGCCAAGATGAGGCCATCTCTCAC ACCGGTCATCCGTGGGCGTCCATCAGCTAAAAGGGCAGTCCACATATGCGGTCAGCCACGTTGGGTTTTTGTGTTGATATTCTCTGCTG TTTCACTTGTCCTGTGGTTCGTCTCCTGTGGTCTTTTAACTGTCCTTTGGGCACTTGTCATTGGACTTTCTG CCACTCTCCTCcatgcaagttttagaacacCAAACTTGAAAGCTCGCCTGAATACATTCCGTGAGGAATTTCGTGCTGTTTGGCGTAATTACAGTGAGCTGTAG